One window of the Gammaproteobacteria bacterium genome contains the following:
- a CDS encoding 4Fe-4S dicluster domain-containing protein has product MMRYAMVIDTRTCIGCGDCVVACKTENNVPAGLNRDWVVEATSGTYPDLSTEFRSERCNHCSHATCVYLCPTGASHYWQDTNIVLVDANKCTGCKACIAACPYDARLIMHPEGYIDKCTFCHHRVEKGLDPACVSTCPTHCMHFGLLDDPGSVVSTLLKTRNYKTLMPETGNQPNVYYLT; this is encoded by the coding sequence ATGATGCGATACGCCATGGTCATCGACACCCGCACCTGCATCGGCTGCGGCGACTGTGTCGTGGCCTGCAAGACCGAGAACAACGTCCCGGCCGGACTCAACCGGGACTGGGTGGTGGAGGCGACTTCCGGGACCTATCCAGACCTGAGTACGGAGTTTCGTTCGGAACGCTGCAACCACTGTTCGCACGCCACCTGTGTCTATCTCTGTCCGACGGGAGCGAGTCACTACTGGCAGGACACCAACATCGTGCTGGTGGACGCCAACAAGTGCACGGGCTGCAAGGCCTGCATCGCGGCCTGCCCCTATGACGCACGGCTGATCATGCACCCCGAAGGTTACATCGACAAGTGCACCTTCTGCCATCATCGCGTCGAGAAAGGGCTGGATCCGGCCTGCGTCTCGACCTGTCCGACGCACTGCATGCACTTCGGGCTGCTCGACGATCCCGGCAGTGTCGTGAGTACGCTGCTGAAGACCCGGAATTACAAGACGCTGATGCCCGAGACCGGTAACCAGCCCAACGTTTACTATTTGACCTGA
- the nrfD gene encoding polysulfide reductase NrfD, which yields MQEVVLATARHNDKIDPTLGVWTWEVSAYLFLGGLTAGIMCFAALMVLMRKDEEAPFATNRLALLAPIVLSLGMTTLFLDLEHKLYVFRFYTTFEVTSPMSWGAWILVAIYPISILQILSTMRVGYPGLAGYAEKLPLVSAVLDLSERFRRQIAFVSIPFAVALGIYTGILLSAFSARPFWNTGVLGPLFLVSGLSTAAALVLLAAREAAEKHLFTRIDLALIGVELTLVFLLLINLGTGSEAQLDATSLVLGGPYTFVFWILFVTVGLLIPAVLETWEMRGGRVLVFMAPILVLFGGYVLRHVTVEAGQLSTWTQYETQYDPALLKRLDR from the coding sequence ATGCAAGAAGTTGTCCTGGCGACCGCACGGCACAACGACAAGATCGACCCCACCCTGGGTGTCTGGACCTGGGAGGTTTCGGCCTACCTGTTCCTCGGCGGACTCACCGCGGGAATCATGTGCTTCGCCGCCCTGATGGTGCTGATGCGCAAGGACGAGGAGGCCCCGTTCGCGACCAACCGCCTCGCGCTGCTCGCACCCATCGTGCTGTCACTGGGCATGACCACGCTGTTTCTGGACCTGGAGCACAAGCTCTACGTGTTCCGTTTCTATACCACCTTCGAGGTCACCTCGCCCATGTCCTGGGGTGCGTGGATCCTGGTGGCGATCTACCCGATCTCGATCCTGCAGATCCTGTCGACGATGCGGGTGGGGTATCCGGGGCTGGCCGGCTACGCCGAGAAGCTGCCGTTGGTCTCCGCTGTGCTGGATCTGAGCGAACGGTTTCGCCGACAGATCGCGTTCGTGAGCATCCCCTTCGCGGTAGCGCTCGGGATCTATACCGGCATCCTGCTGAGTGCCTTCAGCGCAAGGCCGTTCTGGAATACCGGCGTGCTCGGACCGCTGTTCCTGGTATCGGGACTCTCCACGGCGGCCGCGCTGGTACTGCTGGCCGCACGCGAGGCGGCGGAGAAACATCTGTTCACCCGGATCGACCTGGCGCTGATCGGCGTCGAACTGACGCTCGTGTTCCTGCTGCTGATCAATCTCGGCACCGGCAGCGAGGCCCAGCTCGATGCCACATCGCTGGTGCTCGGCGGTCCCTATACCTTCGTCTTCTGGATCCTGTTCGTGACCGTCGGATTGCTGATCCCGGCGGTCCTGGAGACCTGGGAGATGCGCGGCGGCCGGGTCCTGGTATTCATGGCACCGATACTCGTGCTGTTCGGTGGCTACGTGCTGCGCCACGTCACCGTCGAGGCGGGTCAGCTCAGTACCTGGACGCAATACGAGACCCAGTACGATCCCGCCCTGCTCAAACGTCTGGACCGATGA
- a CDS encoding DUF2892 domain-containing protein — translation MNIDRLVVSIAGVFILLSLVLSQLHSPYWLWFTAFIGFNCLQAGISTFCPLAKILKSLGIKPGMAFE, via the coding sequence GTGAACATTGATCGACTCGTCGTCTCGATCGCCGGCGTCTTCATTCTGTTGAGCCTCGTGCTCAGTCAGCTCCACAGCCCCTACTGGCTGTGGTTCACGGCTTTCATCGGCTTCAACTGCCTCCAGGCGGGAATCTCCACCTTCTGTCCGCTCGCCAAGATCCTCAAATCGCTGGGCATCAAACCCGGCATGGCGTTCGAATAG